Genomic segment of Phycodurus eques isolate BA_2022a chromosome 13, UOR_Pequ_1.1, whole genome shotgun sequence:
gaagtgtagcctacactttcattccaatatgattggggtacgtatgactgcatatatgtacagttgtgctcataagtttacagaCCCTggcaatttgtgaaatattgtttttttaaaatatgaatgaatgaacaaccatcattaatttatttatggttatgttttgtttcatgataatgcttttttgaaatgcttgactgtttaatttgaatcccattaaaataaaacaacatctTTTTTGCCTGGGCCTTCATGTTTTATtccaagaattgtacccatcttacaaattatgcctgggtaattaaacatatgagcacaactgtgtttttttctcatttactaaataaaagtagggctgtgactTTCACAATAAGAtcaatgaaatttaaaaaaaggtattacgtgttcaaataaagtgcttaacttcagaataattctttgaaaaaaactaacaaaatactgaTACTTctttttgatcatatgggtagaagcaaactcatgcattgtaaaaatgcattaaacataggtagaaggggtttttccataattttgaggtcaaccttggggtgcgtattatacatgggtccGCATTATACATgcgaaattacagtaaatgttgacTTCCTGAATTTGAGAGGCCTTTCTAAGGTCCTTGTTGGTGGGTGGAGGGTTTGCCTCCTGAGTGGATTCAAGCCGATTGAGTCGGAGCAAAAAGCTATGCCTCTACCTTCCACATGGGTCCACTGTAACCTCTaggttgtgtttttaatgttgtttacaAATGTTATTACAGGCAAAGAGATACAataatttacatcatatttcatTCACCTCTGAAATAAACAAAGAATTGAATCACTAACTCCTGGGGATTGACCACACAACCAAACGTTTTTTCTGTCAGATAAAATTATTGGCTTAGCATCTTTACGTCATCATTATTAAATCCACTGTCATATTTTATTCGAAATCACATATCGCTGTTGTCGGGTGGAAAcatcacatctccaaaacaatCACCTTTCACACAACATTGCATCTTTAAAGAGACCAAGCGATTTTCAACACCTAAAACTAGTCaacaatttgtaaaaacaacacacccacgtggggactgaccaatagtatagatttagtgtaaaaatgtgaaaaaggagTAAATTGGCATAATTACTAATATCTGTTTTAAGTTTAATATAACCTTTGCATGCTTTTATTGCTCAATAACGCTGGGCTAAATTAGTTTATACGCAATCCTATGTAACCATGTCTAAACAGCAATTCAGCTTTGTTTCTCAGCCTCCGGATATCCCATAAAATAAGGCTACAGCTCGCTGGGATGGGAAAGTACTGTCTAGCTAATGCAGTGTTTCTCAAATAGTGGGGGGCGATGCCAGGGTGTGTGAGACcctgaagaacatgatttgccgtactcgaataaagtgtaattgcacatccactgcagtagatggcagtctctttcttttgtactttcttcaatgtttatcaggattagattagattattcTTTATATACAATGTTATATAGAGGTGTACTCGCAGGGGctgcgggtgggggggggtcacaatcttttttcttcttactgGGGGGGTCGTAACAGAAAACAACAGAAGCATTGAGCTAATGTGTGAACCTCATCTCATGGAAATTTACTGGGTACTATCTGATTTAAGGAACTTCCTGTATAATCTTTGTTTTCACCTCTTGGGTGGCAGAATGTGTGGGAGAACAGCAATAAGCAGCAGCCTCTCCCTcttactcactctctctcattCTCATCTCTCTTGATCCCTGTAAATATTTCCttgtagtaaaaaaataaataaaaataaatcagaaatacAAGATTGTTTTCTTAATTATTCTCCCAGAAGAATAATTTCCAACACAGGTTTCAGCCCGATGCCAGCGATGCACAATTTTACAGTTTACCACAATGAGTCAGtatcttcagtttttttttctttaagatTTAATGATCACTGCtattctcaccagcacactttaaaaaaaatacttacgaGAACACTTCAAGCAGAAACACTGCAACTAAGtagtttctccccagtgtgttcttttgtgtttttttaaggtTCCACTTAAGGAGAATGttcgaccacaaactgagcaggtataaggtttttctcctgtgtgtgttcttgtgtgcgtTGTTAAAGATGACTTTGCAATGAAACTTTTACCGCAAaatgagcaggcaaaaggtttctctccagtgtgtgttctcgtgtGTATTGTCAATGTGCCTTTTTCAGCGAATCTTtcaccgcaaactgagcagttgtaaggtttctcaccagtgtgtgttcttgtgtgaatTGTTAAACTGGATTTTGCAGAGAAGCTTTTATCACAAACGGAGcaggcaaaatgtttttctccagtgtgtgttcttgtgtgtgtcctTAAAGTTCCACTATCAGACAATTTTTTACCACAAAccgagcatgcaaaaggtttttctccagtgtgagttcttgtgtgtattgttaAACAGTCCTTAtaagagaatcttttaccacaaactgagcagacaaaaggtttctctccagtgtgtattctcatgtgaACATTCAAATTCCCCTTTGAActaaatgttttcccacactgagaacatttcctgcaattgttgtcagtgtgacatgtcatatcagCTTTCGAGTGTTCATTATTATCAGTGTCAGGAGAGTGTGACGttatgtcgtcactatctgatagtggagcgATGAGGCCGTCGACTTGGGATCcaccacagtggtctccatcacctccTGGTGTCATGtattgacttgagctgctgcttggaggctccaCTCCTCTGTTCTCCTCACGTTGACCTATGTCTTCATCAACTTCCCTCTTCAAAAGGACAAAGGTCAATGGCAACTTGATattttcctcctcttcgtctTTGATGTGGGGAGTTTCTGACTTGGCTTCCTTTTTAATATGAGGAGGGTCTTCCTCCTCCATATAAGCACCCACCCTacattcctcctcctctttattGTGAGGGAACACTGGTTCCCCTTCTTTAATGTCGcagtgctcctcctcctcctctttaatgtgagggggctcttgctcctcctctttaatgtgaagCGACTCTGCCTCCTGTTGCTCAGGATGATGATATTTTTCACTACTGTCTGCaggacacaagaagacaaacacatttGGTTTGGGAAAGTCACATCTCATGCTGTTATAACtgctttcaaatgttttcttgtaGTTCAGAAAGACTTGATCTTTTATTCTCCACGCATCCATCATTGGTGAACACCATTTTGCAATGAAAAACTATCAAAGAGATACAATTACACACTGTACAATAATTACGTGCACCACAGGATGCTATTTCCGCTAACATTTTCAACTGGCCATGAACCAGAATTGTTAGCTCTCAACATCATATCATTAATATGATATAATATAGCTcaataacataaaatatacattaaacaTGGTCATGTATGCAGTTTCACCTTCTGAACTGGAATTTAGGAGGAGTAAAGAGAAAGATCTTGCTGCATGCAACTCAAGCCCTTGTCTTTCTgttgaaagaatgaatgaattaatttaatttcagaCAACATTATGATAATACGCGAAATACCACTTTCATAAGATTCAGAGAGACAATTTTTTTCATATGGCTGGCCAAAAAGCTCAGGGCTGAAGCTATAACCTTATAAATTACCTAACCGCCTTCATCATcttaaaaacaaggaaaaaaataaaatgttttagttgcgcctgtttgacaaaaaataaataaataaataaagatgaccCAAATAAACAATGATCAGCCCTCATCGACAGCCTAAAATGAAATCTAATCAACAATAatagattaaaaaacaatatccaCTAACAACAGCATCTATCAATTAATAAATCCCTCAAACTCAATATATTCAGTGTTTCACTAGGTTGAGAAATTACTTGTGGTGGTTGGCAAAGCAGTACAGATTGGTGTTTGATAAGTACATTCAAAATAATCCAGTCAAACAACAGCTGATGAACTATGCCTATttattacacatacagtatgcaacaATATCATTTCCAGTTAGCTTTTGACAAAGTTGACAACATTTTATTCTGAATgggtttttaaatgtgaaatgtaaatatttcctGTTAAAGGTGACAGAAAGTATGCGATATATGCTCTCTGCttcttttcattcaaattttgcattttcatgtaaatctcatctttttcttttatgtactatttttaacaaacaaacaaaaaacactgtacGTTAGCAAAGttaaattgattaaaacaaacaacgatATGTAATTTTGAGAACTATCATTGTGTAGATCTCAAAACCcataaaactcagcactctataaACTATAAAATAGtacaaatgaatgcaaataaCATTACTgatataaatattttgtatacTAATATAGTTTTGCATTTATAAGTTTCTCCTCATGGTTGACACTGTAACCGATTCATTTCAGATTTATGAGCGCGTGCTTCCTGTGTCGCTGTTGTTTTTAGGGTTGCCACCTTTCAGAAATGAAAATAAGGGACACCCACCACGGCATCTCGGGACCCCTGTGGGATTGGGAGCCCATAGCAGTGTTATGAATGACTGTGTTTGGATGTTTGTTGGTGGTCAGCGGGGCCATAGACGCTTCACACAAGTAGCTTAACACCActagggtgtgactgtggagtgaatgaataatttgtGCAACTGTAAAGTGTCCTTGAGTGCCTTGAAAACtgtaatacattattattattatatttttgtcaatgttttcaatAAAGGGGTGAATGAAGCAAATTAACATTCCTATTTACGTACAATGaggaaagtgtaaaaaaaaaaaaaaaaaaaaaaaaaaaaaaatgccacatgCTCACAACTCAGTAATTGCACAATCAGTTAATATAATCAATGAGATACAGTTCAGTCTACCACAGAGCAGTTGCACGATACTACTGCTTTTGGAGCAAGGGTATCTTTAATCACTGCCACTGCCGAGAGTTGA
This window contains:
- the LOC133411798 gene encoding zinc finger protein 892-like isoform X1; amino-acid sequence: MCARPTSQYAEELSGIKEENEHHLLRDTVFKQPRHRTERQGLELHAARSFSLLLLNSSSEDSSEKYHHPEQQEAESLHIKEEEQEPPHIKEEEEEHCDIKEGEPVFPHNKEEEECRVGAYMEEEDPPHIKKEAKSETPHIKDEEEENIKLPLTFVLLKREVDEDIGQREENRGVEPPSSSSSQYMTPGGDGDHCGGSQVDGLIAPLSDSDDITSHSPDTDNNEHSKADMTCHTDNNCRKCSQCGKTFSSKGNLNVHMRIHTGEKPFVCSVCGKRFSYKDCLTIHTRTHTGEKPFACSVCGKKLSDSGTLRTHTRTHTGEKHFACSVCDKSFSAKSSLTIHTRTHTGEKPYNCSVCGERFAEKGTLTIHTRTHTGEKPFACSFCGKSFIAKSSLTTHTRTHTGEKPYTCSVCGRTFSLSGTLKKHKRTHWGETT
- the LOC133411798 gene encoding zinc finger protein 664-like isoform X3; translated protein: MERQGLELHAARSFSLLLLNSSSEDSSEKYHHPEQQEAESLHIKEEEQEPPHIKEEEEEHCDIKEGEPVFPHNKEEEECRVGAYMEEEDPPHIKKEAKSETPHIKDEEEENIKLPLTFVLLKREVDEDIGQREENRGVEPPSSSSSQYMTPGGDGDHCGGSQVDGLIAPLSDSDDITSHSPDTDNNEHSKADMTCHTDNNCRKCSQCGKTFSSKGNLNVHMRIHTGEKPFVCSVCGKRFSYKDCLTIHTRTHTGEKPFACSVCGKKLSDSGTLRTHTRTHTGEKHFACSVCDKSFSAKSSLTIHTRTHTGEKPYNCSVCGERFAEKGTLTIHTRTHTGEKPFACSFCGKSFIAKSSLTTHTRTHTGEKPYTCSVCGRTFSLSGTLKKHKRTHWGETT
- the LOC133411798 gene encoding zinc finger protein 892-like isoform X2, which translates into the protein MCARPTSQYAEELSGIKEENEHHLLRDTVFKQPRHRTDSSEKYHHPEQQEAESLHIKEEEQEPPHIKEEEEEHCDIKEGEPVFPHNKEEEECRVGAYMEEEDPPHIKKEAKSETPHIKDEEEENIKLPLTFVLLKREVDEDIGQREENRGVEPPSSSSSQYMTPGGDGDHCGGSQVDGLIAPLSDSDDITSHSPDTDNNEHSKADMTCHTDNNCRKCSQCGKTFSSKGNLNVHMRIHTGEKPFVCSVCGKRFSYKDCLTIHTRTHTGEKPFACSVCGKKLSDSGTLRTHTRTHTGEKHFACSVCDKSFSAKSSLTIHTRTHTGEKPYNCSVCGERFAEKGTLTIHTRTHTGEKPFACSFCGKSFIAKSSLTTHTRTHTGEKPYTCSVCGRTFSLSGTLKKHKRTHWGETT